ttgtaagttgctttggataaatgtgtgtatgaattttattttatttaaatgatatgtgtgtgtgtgtgtgtgtgtgtgtgcgcagagaaaaataaatattaaatagtccTCACTCAAAACTCCATCTGCAACAAAAGGGTGATGAAGCAGGTCAGGCCATGACAACCTCCTCTCTGGGTCTTTCATTAACAACCCCTTTAGAAAACTCTACATTAAGAGAACCCACAGACAGAAAAATTAAAGGATTTGAAACCCTATACTAATTATTATACATcacataaaatgacataaagaAACACTTCTGCTTTTTTGGATCTCTGTGCGAAAACAAAATCGCTTTAATTTGGTCAGAGGCATTGATGTGAAAAGTCAACTGCTCCGTACCAAGCAGTCTTGGCTCATGTTCTCTGGCCATTTCACTGGATCTCGCACTATAAGCTGCACCAGCTGAAAGATGGAGTTGGTGTAGAACGGAGGCGCCCCCGTGTGGAGCTCATAGAGGATGCATCCCAGAGACCAAAGGTCAGCTGAGTGGTCATAAGGTTTCTCTTCCACTAATTCCGGAGACATGTATAGAGGCGTCCCCTTAATAGAGGTCAACACCAAGGTGGACACACTCATGGCACGAGCAAATCTGTGAAGAGTCAAGAGAACGTAACACCACTATGCTACCGGAGAACACATTTGAGATGAAAATTCAGATTAATTTCAGAGATGCCCAACATAAGTTTCCTTTAAAACGAGAATCCAATGctatgtactgtaaaataaatatatatatagagagaggcACTAAAGTATTTTCACCAATTGGCAACACCAACCCAAAGTCACAGAGCTTTACCACTCCTCCTTTTCCCAGCAGGATGTTTTGTGGTTTCATGTCACGGTGCAAAATGCGATGGGAGTGCAGATAATACAGGGCAGAAACAAGCTGGCAGGCTATTTCACGCACCTACACAAGATATAAAATAACAGGTTAGCAGGTGAGGGTGTCCCAGCTAGGGGGTCTGAGCAGCAAACAATTCAGCATGTCatcaaatcaaagaaataaaagcgATGAACTATTTGCGTTTTTTTTcgaaaatacatttacttaagGTTAAATGTTATCATGTTTATTCCAATTTGTATGCTTTAGAGATTATATTATTCGCTTTATAAGtctataaatgaacaaatgcaaACCAGGCCTTAAGATAGTTGAAATTTATTTGCATGAATaaatccattatttaaaaaaatgctacaaatcTAACACATCTGGTAGTCAAACAGTGCAACGTACCTGATTCTCAGGTAAACTCCCATCATCCTCCAGGATCTGAAACAGCTCACCCTCTGCGTACTCAGTCACCACCACCACCTGCCAGAGGAAGACATGCTCTAATTATTCCTCTGACACAAATTCAGTCACACATTTCATGGGACGATCAAAGTCACAAGCTTACTGCATTTGTACCAATGCCAATATCCTAACGTTTGCACATAAACTACACTTTGCCAACGAGAATTATTCCCTAGATTTGAATGTGAAAATTGTGAACCCTGGGAGCTATGTATCATTTCAGCAAGCCGTTATACCGGAAGCACCAGGTTATGGATTAGAGACGCAACAGTGAAAATGTAACATGGCTTGGGAGTTAGTCGTGACAAGCATACCTCCCTCTCTGTCTCAAAGCTGTCTAAAAGCAGCACTATGTTGGGATGCTTAAGCCCCCTCATGATGTCAATCTCTCTTTTCAAACTGCGAAGGTCCTTCTCTGAGCGGCCGACTTTGGGAATGAACTTCAGAGCCACAACCTAGAAAATAAAAAGGGTTGATGTTATTCAGACAGGGAGGCTCTGTCTTTACCATTATACCTACTATTtgtgttgtatttgtttgtcGGTGTAATGGAGCCGTGGTTTTAAATGTGTAGCTAAAGTAAAGGAAAACCATTGAATGCAGAGAAAACACTCCAAAACCTGAAGCctagtttacatttattgtaaatataaaacaagtgACCAGCTAATTTATACCTAAAATGATTGATTCTTATAAGGTGATGAACACCGTTTTTCCCTTCTGTCCAAAATGAGATTTGATTTATGTGGAGGGAATGTTGTGGTGTTGCACTTTTAGAGAGAAAAGGGgggaataaacaaacaaacaaacatcgtTGCGCACGTGCAGCGCTCACCTGGCCGCTGAACTTCCTGCGGCCTTTGTACACTCGACCGAATGACCCTTCCCCGATAACCTCCAAAATATGGTACTGATCCATCATTCAGAGAGGAAACTTTAACCGGAGGAAAAGTCCGGTGTCCTTTTAGGTAAAAAGCTAGTATAAGTCAGTATAAAGTGGACAGACGCACGTATATCATTTAGGCAATTTTCTCTCCATGGCTTGTTTcgcaatttaataatataaggATATAAGCACAGCGAGGTAGGCTAAAGCTAGCtagtgtatgttttttttttttttcagagatcGACTTAATGTGAGCCGCAAAACAACGTCTATTTAACGAAGCTAAAGTTGGATATGCTACTAGCTAAAGTAACTTTCACCGAAAACAGCTAGCCTCTGAACAGCAACGCGATTAACATTACATAGTAAACGCACAACAAACTTCTGAAACTTTGACGTGCGCCGCCGTTCAGacgaacaaaaacaaaaagcgcCTAGCAACGCGGTGGCTCACATATAGAAGCCCTAACAAAAGTTACTACAAATTAAATGACGCACTttgaattgtacatttttaaaaatacgttaatatttcttaattattttgacattttagtcGCTTGATAAATGTATGTCTTGTGAGAAATAGGTCGATCGAAGGAAGATAAATTTGAACAGGCGATGTGTTTATGTCCTCATCCACTCCTGTCACTAAGGGGGCCTTAACTTAACAACTCGGTGGCGTCCTAACAACAGCACTCATGTCCAATGCTTGGTACATCagattgtgttttataaagATAACACACTTTCTTCAAgccaaaacatgttttattgtttatttggcATTCCTGACAAAAGTCATacttgttgtttaaaaaaaaaaaatcggtgtTATTTGCGAGTTATATATTCGTGGCCAATTATTGAGGGCTAATGTTACAAGTGAAAAtataagaaaggaaaaaagctaGCATTGCTTTCTAATTAATTCTAATTCAATGACTTCGAATTAACTAAACTATTGGCACATACTTTGCTGTATCATTAAGCAATacaaacagtttaaaatgtgaCCAGCATTTCTTGAGGTCATCTTTATAATTGACCTATAAAATCCTCTATAAGAATAAAGATGCTGTGTCATTACAAAAGCTCAGTCCACACAGTCTTTGTATTGTCATTTTAGCCTCTTAAAAAGCCCTCCTAGTCTCATATGACAACCAGGAGCCAGTTCCATCATCTTTAGCCCAGGATGTAGTGTCACTGAGAGACACCACTCCACCGCTAGCCTCCTCTGAGGTGACTGGTGTCATCTTCACCACAGCCAGGTCTCCAGGTGTCGTCATGTACGGGGGGCAAGAGTAGCTGGAAGCAGAGGTGTAAGATGCTGCAGGGTACGTGACATCTTCTAGGGGTTGTAGTGTGTAAGTCTGAGAGCTGGATGGGATGGAGCTCCCGCTGCGCCCTGAGGGTAGACGGTATGGAGAGGAGCTTCCAGAATCAGGTCCTCCCAGGGATGGTGAGTCTGCTACGGGGCCGGACCCTCAGGACATATGACTTCTGACTGACTGACCGCGTCCTCTGAGGCCTGATCCCAAGGGTCTCTCTGTAGGGTAGATAAACACCATTGCTCATTATTCTTTTCATTATAAACAATACAAAGCAGGTCAATGTTGTGACACTATTAATTcgttaaaaaatgaattgtgatATGTCAGAGTAATATTGAagaatgtttgttttaactgtCTACATAAATCACGTAACAAGACGGTaacagattttaatgttttgaaggaAGCCTCTTGCTCACCagtgcagtatttatttaaaaatatttaatatttatataattaatcatttattaaaatacagtaaaacagtaatactgtaaaatattattgcaaacatttttccaatgtatttatttaatttttatgtttttattctttttctttgatgcaaacctgaattttcagcatcattactcttcagtgtcacacaatcctttagaaatcattctcatCAATCTGATTTCTAgaaacaattaattattaataatattaatgttgtacAAGGTTGCGCCACTTGAGTTTTTTTGTGGCAACtctgaaaaaaatctgactaCTTTGATAAAGAAAAGATGtaaaagaacagtgtttatttctaatggaaatattttgtaatattataaatgtccttGGATCAATTTATCAATTacattgaattttttatttgtccttaaaataaaagtattacaataaatgtattaaattctgaccccaaactttgaaTGGTCATGTAAATGCCATGTGATGTGgaatcaaaaaaacattatatttataaatatttacaaatgtataattatttctttcccttttttgaGCTATTAAATTGAAATGGTTTGAAGCCAACGTGAACACAAACAGAACTTAAGTTTtagagatttttctttttcatggcAACTCTTGTATGTCTTAGACTCAAATAATATCAGCTGCAGGAAGTGTAAGTACCAAGTGCAAGTGTGACGATGTCTCTCCAGACAGACTTGGTAGTAGTGTTGGTAATGTAGATGGTGGAAACAGTGACCCTCCACTGGTGGTATAAGATGTTGGCCCTCTGTAGTCTCCATATGAATCAGGTGTGTAGTAGCTATCGATGAAGGAAGGATAAGTGGAGGGATGGTCGTACGAGAAGGCCTTGCTTCCCAACGCAGAAGAGTAAGTGTCTGGCGAGTACTGCTTCATGGGATGGCAGAGATCTGAGTCTGGGAGGAAGGATCTTCTCATACTGTAGTAACCAGGAAGCACATGCGACCCTGCAAGAGGAAGCAGGAAATTCGGCTAACTCACTGATTTAAGATGAATTAGCCTCCCACTGACCACACCTGACTATTTAATTATATCTAGGTGTGTGTAAGCTTTACCAGACGGACTCACCGGGCATTGGCACAAAGGCTGGCTGAGAGGAACTGCTGCTCGTctgaaaaccaaaaacattaGAGAGTTAGTTGACACTAACGCAGGCTTTGTATGTGCATTTCTCATAAACTTCACTTAAGAAGACAACGCCTGCAACGAATCTCCTCACGATGTAAAGGCGAAGAGAAACGCAGAACACCCAGTGGGCTGCTTTGTGTTACGTCTGATTTACAGTCACTGAGAATATGGAGAAAAAGACAGGAAGGCGCAAGTTTTAGTGCTTGTTCTGTTGAAAGCCAGGCAAATCATGTGGGAGGATATTTGAATATGATTTGCCAGTGTCACAACAGCGCTCCCCTCCTCGCTCTGAATGTACACTTCCCTCCGGTGGAGTGTGTACTCTTCTCATGAGATTTTGCCACGAGGATCTAAAGAAATCATTGGATGACTGGGAACATATCCCAGTTGACTCTGCAACGTGCCGGAGAAGAACGCAGTGGAATTAAGTTAATTTGTTTAGTAGATATCGTTCTTTGTTAGAAACTCGCAGTCGATGCATGCTGCACTCTTTAAAGGGAATTCTCAcagtatttatttctgtaacgATCTAGTGATTTTTGCTTATCGTGCGGAATAAGTAATGTGTACCTCTGTGCTAGTCTGTTGTTCAGATATATATTGAGGCCAACCACCCCGTCTGAGGCATTTGCATGAACCAACTGGTCCATTAGCTTCAATAAGGACAGAAAGCAAAACAACAGCAGACAACAACTTGCTGCCAGAGTTCACTTGAGCACAAGGACTGTCtgttcttttgtattttgtagCAAATCCCTCAGTGATGACCTCAGTCAAGGCTTGGGTTTAACCGTCTGCTGGTAACAATACCCGTCTGTCCCCTTTCAGGAAGGTGGATCTGATTTTGGCAGGTGTGCCTGATGTttatctcaaaaaaaaagtaacgaGGACATGACAAGCATGGATGCTCTAaacagtgtgtctgtgtgcgagatatattatatttgtaatgtagtTACAAGTATTTAAAGTTCTTGAATTCAGATGCTGTCTGTCGTGTAAAGACAGAGCACAACACGTATGGATTTGGGATTATCGTGACAAAGCCAGACCTGATGGTTAGAATGATGGCAAACTTACACTGAATCGGGGTGCATTTGTTTGTCGTAATCGCTTCTCTGCAAGAAGATCTTTGACTGTATGCTTGACTCTGACACCTTGGTATACTCTCTTGGAATACTCTGTgggaagaaagaaatgtatttacaaatgattatggcattaaaaaagaaagaataacaaAGCATTACTTTTGTGGAACTTCGGTTTAATctgattttcattaaataaccaagaataaatgtacataatggcaatatatttatatgaatacataaaataaaggcATGTAAAATTTTTAGATAAATTCACAGTAaggttttaagtatttttacataattttactCAAAGAATGCTAAATATTAACTGTTAGTTTCATAGTCATAATGTAATTTCTTCTcagaatataaaacaatttaaaaactacCATTCACAGGCAGGCTTTGCTATgcgaattatttttaaataatttcatgttatattgtttaaataaacgATGAATCACAAATTGTTATACCTAAACCTGTGCAATCATTCCGATAGCTTTATTGAAGAATTAAACACACGTAACATAGGGCTCCCCAGTAACTCTTGTTCAAGGGGTTTTGAATCTGCACTGAGAATTTACATTGCTAAACATGAAGAAGAATTTGCAAGTAATAgactgaataattattatttttttttaagagtatgcattttatgcatttctatGTGCCTACTAGTCACTAGTCTTATTCTTTTGTTGATGAGAGCATGGTCTCGATGTGTCAACTGTGAGTAAAACAGGTGTAATGCACTGTAACTTCTCTTGATTAACAGTTATGCATTTTGAGTTTAATCAGCATTTAAACAAAGCATTCCTGTAGAGCAGTAAAATTCTGTTTAAACATTACCCACTCAATGGCTAAACCTTCgatagaaaacaacaaa
This genomic interval from Puntigrus tetrazona isolate hp1 chromosome 5, ASM1883169v1, whole genome shotgun sequence contains the following:
- the c5h11orf53 gene encoding LOW QUALITY PROTEIN: uncharacterized protein C11orf53 homolog (The sequence of the model RefSeq protein was modified relative to this genomic sequence to represent the inferred CDS: inserted 1 base in 1 codon), which translates into the protein MMETEYSKRVYQGVRVKHTVKDLLAEKRLRQTNAPRFSTSSSSSQPAFVPMPGSHVLPGYYSMRRSFLPDSDLCHPMKQYSPDTYSSALGSKAFSYDHPSTYPSFIDSYYTPDSYGDYRGPTSYTTSGGSLFPPSTLPTLLPSLSGETSSHLHLRDPWDQASEDAVSQSEVICPEXSGPVADSPSLGGPDSGSSSPYRLPSGRSGSSIPSSSQTYTLQPLEDVTYPAASYTSASSYSCPPYMTTPGDLAVVKMTPVTSEEASGGVVSLSDTTSWAKDDGTGSWLSYETRRAF